GCAGCAGGTGCCCGACGCGGCGGCGGGGGCGCATCGGCCGACGATGGACTCGGCGGCCAACGGCGTGCCGGTGGTCGACATCGTCGCGCCCAACGCGCAGGGCGTGTCGCACAACAAATACCAGCGCTTCGACGTGGACAAGCGCGGCGTCATCCTCAACAACAGCGCGGGGATCGTGCGCACCCAGCTCGGCGGCTACGTCGCCGGCAACGACAACCTCAAGGGCGGCGAAGCCTCGCTGATCCTGAACGAGGTGACGTCGGCGCTACCCAGCACGCTCAACGGATACATCGAGGTGGGCGGCAAGCCGGCCGCGGTGGTGATCGCCAATCCCTACGGCATCACCTGCGACGGCTGCGGCATCATCAACAGCCAGCGCTTCACGCTGACCACCGGCACGCCCGTGTTCGGTGGCAGCGGCAGCCTGGATGCGTTCCACGTCACCGGCGGCGGCATCGCCATCGGCTCGGGCGGCCTCGACGGCTCCGTGGTCGATCGCACCGATCTCATCGCCCGCGCGGTACAGCTCAACGGCAAGCTCTGGGCGAAGCAGCTCGACGTGGTCGCCGGCAGCAACGACGTCGGTTACGCGGATGCGAGCGTGCGCGCCAACGTCGCGGACGCCTCCCGTCCGGCCGTATCCATCGACGTGGCCGCCCTGGGCGGCATGTATGCCGACAAGATCCGGCTGGTGGGCACCGAGGCGGGCGTGGGCGTGGTCAGCAGCGGCGCCATCGCCGCTCAGGCCGGCGATCTCCAGCTCAGCAGCGCGGGTGAGGTGCGCCTGGGCGGTACCGCCGTGGCGTTGAACGATGCCACGCTGGACGCGGCCGGGGCGGTCACCATCGACGGCAGCGTCGGCACGCAGAACGGCAACGTCTCGCTATCCGCGCGTGGGCCGCTGACCGTGAACGGCGGCCTGATCGCCGGCGGCTCGCTGGCCGTGAACGCGGCGACGGATGTCGACGTGTACGGACGCCTGAGTGCCGGACATGACCTCTCGGTCTACGCCGCGGGCAGGCTGCGCAACATGGGCCTGCTCTATACGGACCGCTCGTTCGACCTGCGCACGGGCAGCCTCGCCAACGGCGGCACGATCTATGGCATGGGGGGAGGGTATGCCACCGCGGCAGGCGCGTTGACGACGTCGGCGGCGAGCACCCTGCATGCGGGCGGCGATCTGTCGCTCGACGCGGGCACGCTCGCCAGCCTCGGCGTGGTCGACGCGGGAACGCGGTTGTCGCTGTCGAGTCGAGGCGATGCCACGCTCGCGGGCGCCGTACAGGGCGGCGGCGACGTCAGCCTGCGCGCGGCGGGGCTGCTCGATAACGCGGCCGTCGCCGTCTCGGGCGGAGGTTTCGCCGTGCAGGCGGGGAGCGTCGTCAATCGCGTTGGCGGCGTCGTGTCGTCGGGCGCCGACCTCGCCACGACCGTGGCGGGCGATCTCGCCAACCAGGGCACGCTGTATGCGGTGGGCGGCATCGCCGTGAATGCCGGCACGCTAACCCAGGCCGCGAGCGGACAGATCTATGGCATCGGTGGCGCGCAGGTCGAGCTCGCGGGTGCGCTCGACAACGCGGGTAGCCTCGTCGGTGCCAACGGATTGTCGGTAACGGCGCAAGGCATCGACAGCCGGGGTGAGCTCGGTACCCAGCAAGGCGACGCGACACTTTTCGCTCGCGGCGACATGACGCTGGCAGGCGACACGGTCGTGGGCGGCGCGCTCGCGCTGCGCGCGGCCGGCATGTCGCAGAAGGGCCGGTTGACGACCGGCCGGCTCGACGCGGACGTTTCCTCGCTAGACAACACCGGCGACATCTACGCGCGCGGCGACGCCGCCGTGCGCGTGGCGCACGATGCGGCCAATGCCGGTTCGCTGTACGCGGACGGCAGCCTGTCCCTCGCTGCCGAGGGCAACCTGGAGAACACGGGCACGGTCCACGCGGGCTCGGATCTCGCCGTGCACGCGTCATCGCTCGACAGCGGCAAGCAGATCGATGCCGGTCGCGATCTCGCCATCGATGCGGCCAGCCTGCACTTGGCGGGCAACGTGCAGGCCGGTCGCGACCTGTCCCTCGCGACCGTCGGCACGCTGACCAACGAGGCCGACGTGGTGGCGGGTCGGGATGCGACGGTCCATGCCGGCGATCTGATCAACGCCGGCTCGCTGTCGACCAGCCGAGACCTGGCGCTCACGACGAGCGGCGACGTCAACGACACCGGCAAGCTGTACGCGGGCCGTGCACTGACGTTGGACGCGAATGCGCTGACGGTAGGCGACAAGGCCTCGGTGAGCGCGGCCGACACGGTCGCTCTGCGCCTGCGCGACGCACTTCGCAGCACGGGTAGCGTCGTCGGCGCGAACGGGCTGACCGTCGATGCCGGCACCATCGATTCGTCCGGCTCGTTGGGTAGCACCCAGGGTTCGGTGCGTTTGACCAGTTCGGCCGGTGACATCCACCTGGGCGGCACGGTGTCGGCGGCGACGGCGTTCCATGCCCAGTCCGCGCAGGACGTGCTGCTCGACGGCACGCTCACCGCGAACGCGGTCGACCTTGTCGCCGCGCGTACGATGACGTTGGCCGGGGCGCTCCACGCGACCGGCGACGCCGCGATCGACGCCGGCCAGGATCTCCTGCTGGCCGGCGACACCTTCGCCGACGGCGCGCTCGTCGCGCGCGCGACGGGCGGCATCCATCAGTCCGGCACCACGCACGCGGGCGGGGACCTGTCGCTCGACGCGGCGACTCTCGATGGCGAAGGCACCCTGGACGCGGGCAACGACCTCGCGCTGCATGCCGACACCGCCACGCTCGGCGGCCGCTTGCAGGCGGGTCGCGACGTGCGCGTCACGGCGGGCACGTTGACCCAGGCGGCCACGGTGGTCGCGGCTCGCGACGCGATACTCGGTGCGGAACGATTCGACGGACGCAAGGGCGGCACGGTGAGTGCCGCGCACGATCTGACGCTGACCGTCGCACAGGACGCCACCGACGCCGGTCTGCTCTTCGCGGGCAACGTATTGACGCTCGGCGCGAGTGCCTTCAGCCAGTCCGCCGACGGTCGCCTCGACGGCACGCAAGGCCTGGTCGTGTCGGTGGATGGTGCCCTCGATAGCGACGGCGCCATCGTCGGTGGCAACGGCCTGAGCGTGACCGCGGGCAGCCTGCGCAGTGGCGGTCAGCTCGGCAGCACGGCGGGCGACGTCTCGTTGACCACGACGCATGGCGACCTCAGCCTGGCTGGTACCACCGTGTCGGCCGGACGGCTCGACGCCACCTCGGCCGGTGCCTTGGCGCAGACGGGCGCCATGAACGCCCATGGGGCGACGCTGGTCTCCGCAGGAGACATCGACCTCGCCGGCGACACCTCGGTCGACGGCGCGCTCGCGCTCGACGCGGGACGCGACCTGCACAACACCGGCAGCGTCTATGCCACCGGTACGCTCGACGCACACGCGTCCGGTGACCTCGACAATCGCGGCGACATCGCCGCGGAGCAGGACCTGAAGGCGCGAGCCGACGGCTCGCTCACCCAGGACGCGAACGGCAAGCTGCAAACGAACGGCACGCTCACCGTCACCGCGTCGCGCATCGACAGCGCGGGCACGCTAGCCGCCGCCCACGACGTCGGCCTGACGTCGCAGGGCGACACGCTGCTGTCCGGCACGACGCAGGCAGGCGGTGCACTCGATGTCCAGAGCGGCGGCACGCTGACCAACGCGGGCAAGCTGCTGGCGTCCTCGGCGCTGTCCGTCGAGGCGGCGAGCATCGGCAACACGGGCGACCTTTCCACCGACGGCACGCTCGCGCTGCATGCCGCCGGCGCGATCGACAACCAGGGCACCGTCTACGCGGGCAAGGCGCTCGGCATCGGTGCGGGCGGGTTCACGCAAGGTGCCTCGGCCCAGCTTTCCGGCGCGGACACCGTCACCATCGACGTATCCGGCGCGATGGCCAACGCGGGCAAACTCGTCGCCGCACGGACGCTGGACGTGAAGGCGGGCAGCCTGAGTAGCACCGGCACGCTCGGCACCCAGCAGGGCGACATGCACCTGCTCGCGCGGCAGGGCGATCTCACGCTCGGCGGCACGGTGGCCTCCGCCGCCGACCTCGACGCCCGGGCCACCGGCGCGATCCGGCAGAGCGGCCAGCTCGCCGCCCACGGCCTGACGCTTCACGCCGATGGCGACCTCGCCGTGCAGGGCGACATCGCCGCGAAGACGGCGACGCTGTCCAGCGGCGCGACGTTGAGCCAGGCCGGTACGGTCAGTGCCGACGACATTTCGCTCGATGGCGTTACGGTGAGCCATGCCGGCCGCACGCTGTCCGCCGGCGATCTTCGCGTGCATGGCGCCACCGTCGACGTGGCGGGCACGCTCGCCGCGGGCGTGAAGGCCGACGGCACGTTGGACACCACCGGCGATTTGCGCGTGCTGGCCGATGGTGCACTGACGGCGCATGGCAGCCTGCTCGCGGGCAACATGCTCGACGCGCAAGCGAACGCGCTCGATCTTTCCTACGGCACGCAACGCGCGGGCGGCAATGCGGGCCTGCTGGCACGCACCGGCAATATCGACCACACCGCCGCCGACCTGGGCGCGGGCGGCAGCCTCACCGTGCAGGCCGCCGGCGCGCTGTTGAATCGTGGCGTGGACGGTCGCGACGCGCGCATGCAGGCGAATGCGCTGCTGCTCACGGCGGCATCCATCGACAATACGCGGGGCAAGCTGTTGCAATCGGGCTCGTCCGTGCTCGTCTTGCGCACGGCCGGAACGATCGACAACACCGGCGGCACGATCGTCAACAACGGTAGCGACCTCACCCTGCACGGCAGCCGGGTGGTCAACACCGGCGGCAGCGTGCAACTGGCCGGCAACGGCCTGCTCGACGTCGGCGCCGACCAGGACGTGGACAATCGCCAGGGCACGCTCGCCAGCAACGGTACGACGCGAGTGGTCGCCACGACGGCGCTCGCCAACGACGGCGGCCTGATCAACGCGCACGGCAACACGACGGTCTCGGCGTCGTCGTTGAGCAACACGGCGAATGGCGCGATCTCGGGGGCCACGCTGGGCGTGACCGTCGCCAACGGCCTGAACAACACGGGCGGCCTGCTCCAGGCGACCGGCGGCAACCTCGGCGTTACCGCGGCCAACCTCTCCAACGGCGGCGGTACCATCCAGTCGGCGGCGGGCGCGACCACGCTCGGCGTCGGTGGCACACTCGACAACGGCAACGGCACCATCGCCGCCGGTGGCGGCACGACGCTGACCACCGCACGGCTGATCAATGCCGGCGCCATCTCGGGCGCGCAGCTCAACGTGCAGGCCACCGACACGGTGGCCAACACCGGCCGCCTGCAAAGCCTCGGCGCGCTCGACCTGCGCGCCACCAACGGCCTCAACAACAACGGCGGCCGCATCGAAGCCAACGGCGCCACGACGCTGGCCTCGGCGTCGATCTCCAACATCGGCGGCCGCATCGCCAACGCGAGCGCGGCGCTCACCCAGGTGACCTCCGGCGGCGGCATCGACAACCGCAGCGGCACGCTGGGCGGGCAGGGCGACGTGAGCCTGTCGGGCACGGCGATCTCCAACGCGCAGGGCGGCACGCTGGTGGCCGCGAACAACCTCACCCTGGGCACCGGCCAGCTCGACAACGGCGGCGGCACGGTCTACGCGGGCAACACGTTCAACTTCGTCAACGCCGGCGCGTCGGCATCCAACGTCAACGGCAAGATCACCGCCGGCCGCCAGCTCAACCTCACCCTGTTCGGTTTCGACAACAGCGGCGGCACCGTGCAGGCCGGCATCGACGGCGTGGGCGGCGTCGGCAACGTGATGCTGGACATCCGCAACCTCGTCGGCCAGGGCACCATCGTCGCCAACAACACGCTGGGCATGCACCTGGTGGGTGACTACGTGCAGGCAGCCGGCTCCAGCATCAAGGCCACCGGCGGCTTCAGCCTCGCGGTGGACGGCCAGTTCACCAACAACGGCAGCATCCAGGCGGTGAACGGCCTGACCATCAGCGCCGCGGGCATCACCAACAACGCGGGCGCGCTGCTCAATTCGGCCAATACGCAACTGGTGACCGGCGGCACCGTCACGAACGCGGGCAGCATCCAGGGCAATACGGTCGGCATCACCGCGGGCGTGGTGAACAACACCGGCAGCATCATGGGCGGAAACGTCACGCTGCAGGCCGGCACGGTGATCAACGGCGCCGATTTCGGTCAGTCCATCGGCAACCCGGATTACCAGAGCGGCACCATCGCCGCGACGAACAGCGTCGACATCTACACCAGTCACCTGGTCAATCGCGATGCGCAGATCTTCAGCCTCGGCAACATCAACGTCGCTGGCGCGGGCCGCAATGGACAGGGACTGTTCGACACGCGCGCGGGCCTGATCGACAACATCTCCGGCTCGATCCAGGCACAGGGCAGCATCCTGCTGGCGGCGAACCAGATCAATAACGTGCGCCGTGTGCTGAGCACGACCAGCCGCACGTTGAGTGCCGAGGAATCGGCGGCATCGCAACCGTTGCCGATCACCGACTACAAGCACGCGATCAACAAGGTGCAGGAGTACGAAACCTGGACCGAATACCACACACTCGACGAGACGGTGGTGAACGCCGCCAGCGCGCAGTCGCAGATCGTCGCGGGCGGCAACATCTCGTTGTACGGCTCGGTGAAGAACAACACCTCGACCATCGCGGCCAACGGCTTCCTCGCCGTGAACCAACAGGGCGCGGGCGGCGGCACCGGCATGGTGGCCGGAAACGAAAACGTGTCCAACGAGTCGCTGGCCGCCGGGCGCACCATCCAGAAGGTGGCGGTTACGCACCACATGGGCTGTGGCACGGACCTGAGTCTTTGCGATAACGCCGGAGGCGAACAGGAGAAT
This window of the Luteibacter aegosomatis genome carries:
- a CDS encoding hemagglutinin repeat-containing protein, whose protein sequence is MTTIKETMVRASGAKVWTVLRTLAYALALAMVGTPVVSWAQQVPDAAAGAHRPTMDSAANGVPVVDIVAPNAQGVSHNKYQRFDVDKRGVILNNSAGIVRTQLGGYVAGNDNLKGGEASLILNEVTSALPSTLNGYIEVGGKPAAVVIANPYGITCDGCGIINSQRFTLTTGTPVFGGSGSLDAFHVTGGGIAIGSGGLDGSVVDRTDLIARAVQLNGKLWAKQLDVVAGSNDVGYADASVRANVADASRPAVSIDVAALGGMYADKIRLVGTEAGVGVVSSGAIAAQAGDLQLSSAGEVRLGGTAVALNDATLDAAGAVTIDGSVGTQNGNVSLSARGPLTVNGGLIAGGSLAVNAATDVDVYGRLSAGHDLSVYAAGRLRNMGLLYTDRSFDLRTGSLANGGTIYGMGGGYATAAGALTTSAASTLHAGGDLSLDAGTLASLGVVDAGTRLSLSSRGDATLAGAVQGGGDVSLRAAGLLDNAAVAVSGGGFAVQAGSVVNRVGGVVSSGADLATTVAGDLANQGTLYAVGGIAVNAGTLTQAASGQIYGIGGAQVELAGALDNAGSLVGANGLSVTAQGIDSRGELGTQQGDATLFARGDMTLAGDTVVGGALALRAAGMSQKGRLTTGRLDADVSSLDNTGDIYARGDAAVRVAHDAANAGSLYADGSLSLAAEGNLENTGTVHAGSDLAVHASSLDSGKQIDAGRDLAIDAASLHLAGNVQAGRDLSLATVGTLTNEADVVAGRDATVHAGDLINAGSLSTSRDLALTTSGDVNDTGKLYAGRALTLDANALTVGDKASVSAADTVALRLRDALRSTGSVVGANGLTVDAGTIDSSGSLGSTQGSVRLTSSAGDIHLGGTVSAATAFHAQSAQDVLLDGTLTANAVDLVAARTMTLAGALHATGDAAIDAGQDLLLAGDTFADGALVARATGGIHQSGTTHAGGDLSLDAATLDGEGTLDAGNDLALHADTATLGGRLQAGRDVRVTAGTLTQAATVVAARDAILGAERFDGRKGGTVSAAHDLTLTVAQDATDAGLLFAGNVLTLGASAFSQSADGRLDGTQGLVVSVDGALDSDGAIVGGNGLSVTAGSLRSGGQLGSTAGDVSLTTTHGDLSLAGTTVSAGRLDATSAGALAQTGAMNAHGATLVSAGDIDLAGDTSVDGALALDAGRDLHNTGSVYATGTLDAHASGDLDNRGDIAAEQDLKARADGSLTQDANGKLQTNGTLTVTASRIDSAGTLAAAHDVGLTSQGDTLLSGTTQAGGALDVQSGGTLTNAGKLLASSALSVEAASIGNTGDLSTDGTLALHAAGAIDNQGTVYAGKALGIGAGGFTQGASAQLSGADTVTIDVSGAMANAGKLVAARTLDVKAGSLSSTGTLGTQQGDMHLLARQGDLTLGGTVASAADLDARATGAIRQSGQLAAHGLTLHADGDLAVQGDIAAKTATLSSGATLSQAGTVSADDISLDGVTVSHAGRTLSAGDLRVHGATVDVAGTLAAGVKADGTLDTTGDLRVLADGALTAHGSLLAGNMLDAQANALDLSYGTQRAGGNAGLLARTGNIDHTAADLGAGGSLTVQAAGALLNRGVDGRDARMQANALLLTAASIDNTRGKLLQSGSSVLVLRTAGTIDNTGGTIVNNGSDLTLHGSRVVNTGGSVQLAGNGLLDVGADQDVDNRQGTLASNGTTRVVATTALANDGGLINAHGNTTVSASSLSNTANGAISGATLGVTVANGLNNTGGLLQATGGNLGVTAANLSNGGGTIQSAAGATTLGVGGTLDNGNGTIAAGGGTTLTTARLINAGAISGAQLNVQATDTVANTGRLQSLGALDLRATNGLNNNGGRIEANGATTLASASISNIGGRIANASAALTQVTSGGGIDNRSGTLGGQGDVSLSGTAISNAQGGTLVAANNLTLGTGQLDNGGGTVYAGNTFNFVNAGASASNVNGKITAGRQLNLTLFGFDNSGGTVQAGIDGVGGVGNVMLDIRNLVGQGTIVANNTLGMHLVGDYVQAAGSSIKATGGFSLAVDGQFTNNGSIQAVNGLTISAAGITNNAGALLNSANTQLVTGGTVTNAGSIQGNTVGITAGVVNNTGSIMGGNVTLQAGTVINGADFGQSIGNPDYQSGTIAATNSVDIYTSHLVNRDAQIFSLGNINVAGAGRNGQGLFDTRAGLIDNISGSIQAQGSILLAANQINNVRRVLSTTSRTLSAEESAASQPLPITDYKHAINKVQEYETWTEYHTLDETVVNAASAQSQIVAGGNISLYGSVKNNTSTIAANGFLAVNQQGAGGGTGMVAGNENVSNESLAAGRTIQKVAVTHHMGCGTDLSLCDNAGGEQENYSYRPDTNPSDLMHDNYTALGAVMSGAAGVAIGGLNVSNGGVTPDGRSVGNTRLDPNAQAIGLSSVNKGNAQGATGLPQGAQVDPATGHAPQVLGGAGQPLAGVTLPTGGIYSVRGGQGSDGSAVDGPAAGGQIVAASAGERSTVGGVDAGTLSAGATGASARNVGLLGNAYLTALLGHAPSGNYLIETNARFADYSQFISSDYLLDKLGVDPARTMMRLGDGFYEQQLVVNQVTQLTGRAYLSDYGSGLDEYQALMNNGAHAAQAMNLSVGVALTADQVSALTQDIVWMVQQNVDGHDVLVPVVYLASGNLGLTAQGAVIAGKDVSIDASGTLSNDGTIRGQNSTLLTAKDLLNSGRISSDGLTAISATGNITNLNGRIDGAGVSLVAGGDIRSENVGGLIGSGLAPASITATQGLQINAGHDLSLDHTTVNSGGDALLTAGHDLTLAGKGVTTGGSLALAAGHDVTLASSTVTTQPSRWTTGTRAEGVTLDAGKDLSVVAGNDLNLSVSTLKAGGDAALQAGHDLTLGAQQTGTRWTTQTQGSSVTAGGSLSMQAGHDLSAQAATVKAGGDMALLAGHDLSLTASTDGTSTKVTHQVTGLEAGGNLAVAAGNNALLEGTTIKAGGTAALQAGNDLTLTTVTDSSTTTASWKEGKKHITQTTTDETVRGVVVDAGKGVQLAAGHDATLNATTVSTAGDITVAAGHDLILGTADESHEVVTDTKKKKSGLLSSKTTTTHDDVSQTIAVGTMLDGDNVKLVAGNDLTATAAQVKATGDIAVSAGHDVNLLAGDDVYDETHDRTTKRSGMTRGLMPTDYNYQTQSRANADRSEDHVATGTVLSGDSVTVRAGHNVTTEAAQIAGTHDVTLAAGNDLNIGTAVSTHAEGHKQSVSTSGFIQNGLSVTIGNQKQKGALDVTQVDATGSLIGSTDGKVTMSAGQDVHITGSDIISHTGTTIVGQNVTIDPGLGTVDTRQTQSIHSGGINVGLTGGMATAAQTAYASAHRASQVDDDRLKVLYAAQAGYGVYDAVSDKDGSPQSSDNGMSVRVGLGASTASSHSTTHDDTTGASTIRSDGNVTIAATNGNLNVIGSQIDGKNVSLGATGDLNLLSQAESHTQKSGSANASGEIGLSVGSQTGIYVTASVGKGIAHGNGTTHANTSVNASDTLSLVSGNDTNILGAQAKGETVVASIGGDLNIASQQATNDYASQYWQVGGTYVYGYGSQINIAVGKTTSNYKSVDEVSGIGAGSGGYNVFVGGNTDLKGGVIASSADAAKNAFSTGTLTFSDIQNKADYQSFSGGISVGSGAGFSGSMSVPQSKDSSSTTKAGIAAGTIDVRNQPGIDLTGLDRNPDIDAGGLKPIFDEKKVAERQELSQVAGQVGFRAAGDVGEYFGLKEGSPEKIALHGAVAAAMASMGGGNVGAAVAGSTANQLAINALAQSLQDSGYVPGTAEFASLMKLGSAAIGLAAGGTTGGVVAEAATQNNWLLHSEVEQADRERAACGADQACKDAVTARMEKLNMERDYEREQFGNNYFLDIVKQYGVLTEEDKADAAKAYYAQYGIKPGDSIVPEYGPANELSYQWRQFVDGFNDSSKAVGAKLDHYQEHPVEIPGAIAGAIYDGVTHTATNVSEYVTSDVPAWTLTQQMHDQYGVPSSYNLGVGAYNTALTTALVAPALASGGVAATPAWISEWSPIASVGGATSGVGYPAVLGSGLPAVTGWLGNSAPALYGGQVVTASGGILGLTTMTGVDPSKSGNLSATKFNTSSTSLIDLTVDEKIISQYVQFNGDKTGVTTENLINIIADRQGLNVLDGGKYGSNNGFDHVLQAPDGTVTIILDSKQIRGGSASLSTDAGVQQLSDRWIDNVMANLDPSSDAYKAISKAQKTGTLVKGVAGVDRNTGRPVLLKIN